The following proteins are co-located in the Carassius gibelio isolate Cgi1373 ecotype wild population from Czech Republic chromosome A21, carGib1.2-hapl.c, whole genome shotgun sequence genome:
- the LOC127941280 gene encoding nuclear protein AMMECR1 produces MGRKRCVGADCSKMAAGCCGVKKQKLSGSPGAGGPGGAGSGVAGTGHCGSELGIGSSSSVVAGNVTRVNGLGGPGVSSSNNTNALSPNPGGYNSTGLSPTLSPGSGARKMVVSAEMCCFCFDVLYCHLYGYQPPRTPRFTNDPYPLFVTWKIGRDKRLRGCIGTFSAMNLHSGLREYTLTSALKDSRFPPMTRDELPRLFCSVSLLTNFEDVGDYLDWEVGVHGIRIEFFSEKGSKRTATYLPEVAKEQGWDHIQTIDSLLRKGGYKAPITNDFRKTIKLTRYRSEKMTVSYAEYIGHRQHHHYQNGIGHPLPPYNHYS; encoded by the exons ATGGGTCGGAAGCGGTGTGTCGGTGCAGATTGTTCGAAGATGGCGGCCGGGTGCTGCGGGGTGAAGAAGCAGAAGTTGTCGGGATCCCCCGGTGCGGGGGGTCCCGGCGGGGCGGGGAGCGGAGTAGCCGGGACCGGACATTGTGGATCGGAATTGGGGATCGGGTCGTCGTCGAGTGTTGTGGCCGGGAACGTGACTCGGGTGAACGGCCTGGGGGGTCCGGGGGTTAGTAGTAGCAACAACACCAATGCTCTGTCCCCAAACCCAGGAGGATACAACTCCACCGGCCTCTCCCCGACTCTCAGCCCCGGCTCCGGAGCCAGGAAAATGGTCGTTTCGGCGGAGATGTGTTGCTTTTGCTTCGACGTACTTTATTGCCATCTCTACGGATACCAGCCTCCTCGAACACCCAGGTTTACAAACGACCCCTA CCCACTGTTTGTCACTTGGAAAATCGGCCGGGACAAGCGGTTAAGGGGTTGTATAGGTACATTTTCTGCCATGAACCTGCACTCAGGACTCAGGGAGTACACCCTTACCAG TGCCCTTAAAGACAGTCGTTTTCCCCCCATGACGAGGGACGAGCTGCCGCGCCTCTTCTGCTCAGTGTCTCTGCTCACCAACTTTGAGGATGTTGGTGATTACCTAGACTGGGAG GTGGGTGTTCACGGCATTAGGATAGAGTTTTTTAGTGAAAAAGGATCAAAGCGCACCGCCACCTACCTGCCAGAGGTTGCGAAGGAGCAAG GATGGGACCACATTCAGACCATAGATTCCTTACTTCGAAAGGGAGGTTACAAAGCTCCCATCACAAATGACTTCAGGAAGACTATTAAACTGACCAG GTACCGTAGTGAAAAGATGACCGTGAGCTACGCAGAATACATCGGCCACCGCCAGCATCATCACTACCAGAATGGCATCGGGCACCCTCTCCCTCCGTACAACCATTATTCCTGA
- the LOC127941308 gene encoding phospholipid scramblase 2 translates to MKDTLTVLISATADQTICSSLINSNMELTVDTAMVPCPDPYRPLQLESLTWIDQLFVYKEPHPDECFDEVCCGIKPDNRYKVKDNVGNVLFSILEDSDYCSRHFYQGRSFIMNVINESNKEVIRLVHPFVCGSFNHELEVQSPPGFTIGHVRQNWHVCLPQFTVENKRGEAVAKIAGPFLPLTCCVDQNFELVSLNAAATDEPFGEIIKPFSCSVINTGADFVLRFPSDLDVQMKATLLGACILIDFMHYDKPKQQILCLLKYLSPLAVFTLFTLK, encoded by the exons ATGAAAGACACATTAACTGTACTAATTAGTGCAACTGCCGATCAGACGATTTGCAGCTCACTG ATAAATTCAAACATGGAGTTGACAG TGGACACTGCAATGGTTCCTTGTCCAGATCCATATCGCCCTCTTCAGCTGGAGTCCTTGACCTGG ATTGATCAATTGTTTGTCTACAAAGAACCTCATCCGGATGAATGTTTTGATGAAG tcTGCTGTGGAATAAAGCCGGACAACAGATATAAGGTCAAGGATAATGTCGGGAATGTTCTTTTTAGTATTCTTGAGGACAGCGATTATTGTAGCAGGCATTTCTATCAAGGACGTTCCTTCATAATGAATGTTATTAATGAATCTAATAAAGAGGTCATCAGACTGGTGCACCCGTTTGTTTGCGGCAGCTTCAATCATGAG ctgGAGGTTCAGTCCCCACCAGGCTTTACCATCGGACATGTTCGACAAAACTGGCATGTTTGCCTGCCTCAGTTCACAGTTGAGAATAAACGAGGTGAAGCAGTCGCTAAGATCGCAGGACCATTTTTACCTCTTACCTGCTGCGTGGATCAGAACTTTGAG CTGGTGTCTTTGAACGCGGCAGCGACAGACGAACCATTTGGCGAGATCATCAAACCCTTCTCATGCAGTGTAATAAACACAGGTGCAGATTTTGTGCTGAGGTTTCCAAGCGACCTGGATGTCCAAATGAAAGCTACACTGTTGGGGGCCTGCATacttatt GACTTCATGCATTATGATAAGCCAAAACAACAGATACTATGTCTACTGAAGTATTTATCCCCTTTGGCGGTTTTCACTCTGTTTACGCTCAAGTAA
- the LOC127942350 gene encoding NADH dehydrogenase [ubiquinone] 1 alpha subcomplex subunit 2, with translation MAAAAVVRGIGSNLSKHLREVRLHLCQKSAASQGTRDFIEQHYVTLKEANPEFPILIRECSGVQPTLWARYGFGKERSVSLDNMNVDQVAKALESVVNAKP, from the exons ATGGCGGCGGCGGCGGTGGTTCGTGGGATCGGCTCAAATCTGTCCAAACATCTGCGTGAGGTCCGCCTGCACTTATGCCAGAAATCAGCTGCCAGTCAGGGAACCAG AGATTTTATTGAGCAGCATTATGTGACGTTAAAGGAGGCAAACCCGGAGTTTCCCATCCTGATCCGAGAGTGCTCTGGAGTTCAGCCCACGCTCTGGGCACGATACG GTTTTGGCAAAGAGCGCAGTGTTTCACTGGACAACATGAACGTCGATCAAGTGGCCAAAGCTCTTGAATCAGTAGTAAATGCAAAGCCCTAA